Proteins encoded in a region of the Coffea eugenioides isolate CCC68of chromosome 4, Ceug_1.0, whole genome shotgun sequence genome:
- the LOC113768141 gene encoding mitochondrial substrate carrier family protein E isoform X2, with protein MVDPNPSSSNQPFTLSTTKTSASTQNHFFVWREFLWGAIAGAFGEGMLHPVDTIKTRIQSQALLRGCRNQKSILQMVRTVWATDGLTGFYRGITPGVAGSLATGATYFGVIESTKKWIETSHPNLGGHWAHFIAGAVGDTLGSFVYVPCEVMKQRMQVQGSKKYWSSVVMKGSAHMKHGNPMYGYYSGLYQAGCSIWKEQGLKGLYAGYWSTLARDVPFAGLMVTFYEAFKNVTEYGRQRLFPDSNRYLNSSIEGLLLGGLAGGLSAYLTTPLDVVKTRLQVQGTTLRYNGWLDVIQKTWSTEGIRGIFRGSIPRIMWYVPASALTFMAVEFLREHFNDGVNDDKLKEVASLSIDKNASSFQEVS; from the exons ATGGTGGACCCGAATCCATCCTCAAGTAATCAACCATTTACTCTTTCAACAACTAAAACCTCCGCTTCTACTCAAAATCATTTCTTCG TGTGGAGGGAATTTTTATGGGGGGCAATTGCTGGTGCATTTGGGGAAGGAATGCTGCATCCGGTTGATACCATCAAGACCCGGATTCAAAGCCAAGCCCTTCTCAGAGGTTGCCGG AACCAAAAGAGCATATTGCAGATGGTCCGAACTGTTTGGGCAACTGATGGTTTAACTG GGTTTTACCGAGGAATTACACCAGGGGTCGCTGGATCTCTTGCTACTGGAGCTACATACTTTGGAGTTATAGAGTCCACCAAGAAGTGGATAGAAACATCGCATCCCAATCTTGGTGGCCACTGGGCACATTTTATTGCCGGAGCTGTTG GGGATACGCTTGGCTCTTTCGTGTATGTGCCATGCGAAGTGATGAAGCAACGCATGCAGGTCCAAGGATCAAAGAAATACTGGAGTTCTGTGGTGATGAAAGGTAGTGCACACATGAAGCATGGCAACCCTATGTATGGTTACTATTCTGGACTATATCAAGCTGGCTGTTCAATATGGAAGGAACAAGGGCTGAAGGGGTTATATGCAGG GTACTGGTCTACACTTGCAAGGGATGTGCCATTTGCTGGTCTGATG GTCACTTTTTATGAGGCCTTCAAAAATGTGACAGAGTATGGGAGGCAAAGATTGTTTCCTGATTCAAATCGCTATCTGAACAGCTCTATTGAGGGGCTTTTATTGGGAGGATTGGCTGGTG GTTTAAGTGCATATCTTACTACTCCACTGGATGTAGTTAAAACAAGGCTTCAAGTACAAGGAACAACCTTGAG GTATAATGGCTGGTTGGACGTGATCCAGAAGACATGGTCAACTGAAGGTATTAGGGGAATCTTCAGAGGTAGCATTCCCAGAATCATGTGGTATGTTCCCGCTTCTGCTCTGACTTTCATGGCCGTAGAGTTTCTCAGGGAGCATTTTAATGATGGCGTGAATGATGACAAATTGAAAGAAGTTGCAAGCCTGTCAATAGACAAAAATGCTTCTTCCTTTCAGGAGGTGTCTTAG
- the LOC113768141 gene encoding mitochondrial substrate carrier family protein E isoform X1: MVDPNPSSSNQPFTLSTTKTSASTQNHFFVWREFLWGAIAGAFGEGMLHPVDTIKTRIQSQALLRGCRLLYNFQNQKSILQMVRTVWATDGLTGFYRGITPGVAGSLATGATYFGVIESTKKWIETSHPNLGGHWAHFIAGAVGDTLGSFVYVPCEVMKQRMQVQGSKKYWSSVVMKGSAHMKHGNPMYGYYSGLYQAGCSIWKEQGLKGLYAGYWSTLARDVPFAGLMVTFYEAFKNVTEYGRQRLFPDSNRYLNSSIEGLLLGGLAGGLSAYLTTPLDVVKTRLQVQGTTLRYNGWLDVIQKTWSTEGIRGIFRGSIPRIMWYVPASALTFMAVEFLREHFNDGVNDDKLKEVASLSIDKNASSFQEVS; the protein is encoded by the exons ATGGTGGACCCGAATCCATCCTCAAGTAATCAACCATTTACTCTTTCAACAACTAAAACCTCCGCTTCTACTCAAAATCATTTCTTCG TGTGGAGGGAATTTTTATGGGGGGCAATTGCTGGTGCATTTGGGGAAGGAATGCTGCATCCGGTTGATACCATCAAGACCCGGATTCAAAGCCAAGCCCTTCTCAGAGGTTGCCGG cttttatacaactttcagAACCAAAAGAGCATATTGCAGATGGTCCGAACTGTTTGGGCAACTGATGGTTTAACTG GGTTTTACCGAGGAATTACACCAGGGGTCGCTGGATCTCTTGCTACTGGAGCTACATACTTTGGAGTTATAGAGTCCACCAAGAAGTGGATAGAAACATCGCATCCCAATCTTGGTGGCCACTGGGCACATTTTATTGCCGGAGCTGTTG GGGATACGCTTGGCTCTTTCGTGTATGTGCCATGCGAAGTGATGAAGCAACGCATGCAGGTCCAAGGATCAAAGAAATACTGGAGTTCTGTGGTGATGAAAGGTAGTGCACACATGAAGCATGGCAACCCTATGTATGGTTACTATTCTGGACTATATCAAGCTGGCTGTTCAATATGGAAGGAACAAGGGCTGAAGGGGTTATATGCAGG GTACTGGTCTACACTTGCAAGGGATGTGCCATTTGCTGGTCTGATG GTCACTTTTTATGAGGCCTTCAAAAATGTGACAGAGTATGGGAGGCAAAGATTGTTTCCTGATTCAAATCGCTATCTGAACAGCTCTATTGAGGGGCTTTTATTGGGAGGATTGGCTGGTG GTTTAAGTGCATATCTTACTACTCCACTGGATGTAGTTAAAACAAGGCTTCAAGTACAAGGAACAACCTTGAG GTATAATGGCTGGTTGGACGTGATCCAGAAGACATGGTCAACTGAAGGTATTAGGGGAATCTTCAGAGGTAGCATTCCCAGAATCATGTGGTATGTTCCCGCTTCTGCTCTGACTTTCATGGCCGTAGAGTTTCTCAGGGAGCATTTTAATGATGGCGTGAATGATGACAAATTGAAAGAAGTTGCAAGCCTGTCAATAGACAAAAATGCTTCTTCCTTTCAGGAGGTGTCTTAG